Proteins encoded in a region of the Cupriavidus pauculus genome:
- a CDS encoding substrate-binding domain-containing protein — MYAETIQGISDVLQRHGLHLMISDSGYSLEREEALISAYLSQRPCGLILHNTTHTEAARHLLQDAGVPCVETGNLTTQPIDMAVSYSNREAGRAMADHLLSRGYRRFGFASLPVSGNERLRERRDGFFEGLRVAGIEIDPAMVLEVDEGLENGSRALAELMRRDTSVQALFLAGDVLAAGAILECTRRGLRVPEDIAIAGSDDNELMQQSVPPITTVRFPRYRIGVRSAELIVARQEEARTQSLAEDLGFEIVPRGST; from the coding sequence TTGTATGCGGAGACGATCCAGGGCATCTCCGATGTCCTGCAGCGCCATGGCCTGCACCTGATGATTTCGGACAGCGGGTATTCGCTGGAGCGCGAGGAAGCATTGATCTCCGCCTACCTGTCACAGCGACCCTGCGGCCTCATCCTGCACAACACCACGCACACGGAAGCGGCCCGCCATCTGCTCCAGGATGCCGGCGTGCCATGCGTCGAAACGGGCAACCTGACGACGCAGCCGATCGATATGGCCGTTAGCTACTCGAATCGGGAAGCGGGGCGGGCCATGGCGGACCACCTGTTATCGCGGGGATATCGCAGGTTTGGTTTTGCGAGTCTTCCCGTCAGCGGTAACGAGCGCCTGCGCGAGCGGCGCGACGGGTTTTTCGAAGGGCTGCGCGTGGCGGGCATCGAGATCGATCCGGCGATGGTGCTGGAAGTGGACGAGGGCCTGGAGAACGGTAGCCGTGCGCTGGCGGAACTCATGCGCCGCGATACCTCGGTACAGGCCCTGTTCCTGGCCGGCGATGTGCTCGCGGCCGGTGCGATTCTCGAATGCACACGCCGTGGGTTGCGTGTGCCGGAGGATATTGCCATCGCGGGGTCCGACGACAACGAACTCATGCAGCAGTCGGTGCCGCCGATCACCACGGTGCGTTTTCCGCGTTACCGCATTGGCGTGCGGAGCGCGGAGCTGATCGTGGCGCGGCAGGAGGAAGCGCGCACACAGTCCTTGGCCGAGGACCTCGGTTTCGAGATCGTGCCGCGCGGCAGCACCTAA
- a CDS encoding LysR family transcriptional regulator — protein MNPANLDLQTLRLFVAVAREGSVSRAAELMHRSQPAVSLQLKRLAEITGLTLFQRTAHGLVLSVDGAALLPQAERALHAVQDFANAVNRLHGTVRGALRVGTILEPSFIRLGDWLGQLVQSAPQIETELRHGMSGSVLAQVQQGSLDVCFYLSPDLETTERLQPDLMVRTLTRFEYRVVAPAGWGSQVTGADWEALANLPWLATPPESVHARLLARVFDPRGLAPRRTALVDQEASMLDLIKSGVGLGLVRDATAIRESQTSGLVVADRVRIGCQLQFVCLASRQNEPLIVAALDPLTRVWG, from the coding sequence CCCAGCCAATCTCGACCTGCAGACGCTTCGCTTGTTCGTTGCCGTGGCGCGCGAGGGAAGCGTGTCGCGGGCCGCGGAACTGATGCACCGATCGCAACCCGCGGTCAGCCTCCAGCTCAAGCGGCTGGCCGAAATCACGGGTCTGACGCTGTTCCAGCGCACCGCGCATGGGCTGGTCCTGAGCGTCGATGGCGCCGCGCTGCTGCCGCAGGCCGAGCGCGCATTGCATGCCGTCCAGGACTTCGCCAATGCCGTCAACCGCCTGCACGGCACCGTGCGCGGCGCGCTGCGCGTGGGCACGATACTGGAGCCGTCATTTATTCGCCTGGGCGACTGGCTTGGGCAACTGGTCCAGTCGGCGCCGCAGATCGAAACGGAACTGCGCCACGGGATGAGCGGCAGCGTGCTCGCGCAAGTGCAGCAAGGCAGCCTCGATGTCTGCTTCTACCTGAGTCCGGATCTGGAGACCACGGAGCGGCTGCAGCCGGATCTCATGGTCCGCACGCTGACGCGCTTCGAATACCGGGTGGTCGCGCCGGCGGGCTGGGGGTCTCAGGTAACGGGGGCCGACTGGGAAGCCCTCGCGAACCTCCCCTGGCTGGCGACGCCGCCGGAATCCGTGCATGCGCGCCTGCTTGCGCGCGTCTTCGATCCCAGGGGACTGGCGCCGCGCCGCACGGCGCTGGTGGATCAGGAGGCGTCCATGCTCGATCTGATCAAATCGGGTGTCGGACTTGGCCTCGTCCGCGATGCCACCGCCATACGCGAGAGCCAGACGTCAGGGCTGGTCGTGGCGGATCGTGTCCGCATCGGCTGCCAGCTGCAGTTCGTCTGCCTGGCTTCCCGCCAGAACGAACCGTTGATCGTGGCGGCGCTGGATCCGCTGACGAGGGTGTGGGGTTAG